Part of the Leptolyngbya sp. BL0902 genome, GGCTTGGGCTGGAGGGTTGAGAAATCGAGTCGCAAAGTTGATCACCGTGCCTAGATCGGTACTTTGGCCCGGTTCAGACTTCAAAAACGCCTCCAGCAGGACGTTTTGTCCACTGGTACCCGGTTTGGCTGCCCCCATCCCCAACAGCCCCATGATGGCGGGAATGAGCTGGGGCAGCATCGCCTGAATTTGATCGGCCTGGATGCCCGTTTGCTGGGCTACGGCTTGAATAATTTCCTGCTGAAGCGGGCGCGGAATGGCCACCTGCAACAGCCCTAGACTGCCAGCCCCCGACAACTTTCCTAGCAGCCCCTCCAGGGCTCCAACACCAATGGCGCTGGCCTGATCCTGGAGA contains:
- a CDS encoding DUF937 domain-containing protein: MSLFFDVLTAINNPHQQGSVDQLGSVVEALQQLASRQGLEMAQMIALLDSLGQELQPILQDQASAIGVGALEGLLGKLSGAGSLGLLQVAIPRPLQQEIIQAVAQQTGIQADQIQAMLPQLIPAIMGLLGMGAAKPGTSGQNVLLEAFLKSEPGQSTDLGTVINFATRFLNPPAQA